The Candidatus Methylomirabilota bacterium genome has a window encoding:
- a CDS encoding nucleotide-binding protein, protein MELFNDDNFLVTENFLPKNENWQKEFRYDEGVAGLAFRTRTTQHIPDVQNSPKFTTAAGSVPIRGIICVPIILDEKHDPLGVASFHNSTLDNPFDEKKISFIEVYADTLGIVLKSITIIESSPRPERIFIVHGRDRRAVNDLELELRRRGVQPLLLFLQPRTGGTIIEMLEGISSQCSAGFVLITPDDEGRLAGSGEELQPRARENVIFESGLLVAWFRDERRVCFLVKRPVRLPSDLGGVFYQEFDEIAGCMLQIEAVLTEWKIDWKPRGVSP, encoded by the coding sequence TTGGAACTTTTTAATGACGATAATTTCCTGGTAACGGAAAACTTTCTCCCAAAGAATGAGAATTGGCAGAAAGAGTTTAGGTACGACGAAGGAGTGGCTGGCCTCGCCTTTCGGACTAGGACTACTCAGCACATACCGGATGTTCAAAATTCACCTAAATTTACTACAGCTGCTGGTTCCGTGCCAATCCGAGGTATTATTTGTGTGCCCATTATCCTTGATGAAAAACACGATCCACTGGGAGTAGCTTCATTTCATAATTCTACACTGGACAATCCATTTGACGAGAAGAAAATAAGTTTCATTGAGGTCTACGCCGACACTCTTGGAATCGTTCTCAAATCGATAACAATCATTGAGTCTTCCCCGCGACCTGAAAGGATTTTCATCGTGCACGGACGTGACCGGCGAGCGGTTAATGACCTTGAACTAGAGCTACGCAGACGTGGAGTACAACCTCTCCTCTTGTTTCTTCAGCCTCGTACCGGTGGAACCATAATCGAAATGTTAGAGGGGATTTCGAGTCAATGCAGTGCAGGCTTTGTCCTGATAACACCTGATGACGAAGGACGCCTTGCGGGGTCGGGCGAAGAACTGCAACCGCGTGCACGAGAGAACGTGATTTTTGAAAGTGGACTTTTGGTAGCATGGTTTCGCGATGAACGGCGGGTATGTTTCTTAGTGAAGCGGCCCGTCCGACTACCAAGTGATTTAGGTGGAGTATTTTATCAGGAATTCGACGAAATTGCAGGGTGTATGCTACAGATAGAAGCAGTCCTAACTGAGTGGAAAATCGATTGGAAACCGAGGGGCGTTTCGCCTTGA
- a CDS encoding type II toxin-antitoxin system MqsA family antitoxin: protein MATKSRRCDICGKSGAQTRRVTRSYGSGAKLLVIENVPIVTCPKCGESYLAAETLHEIERIKRHRRSLAKSRPVAVASFR, encoded by the coding sequence ATGGCGACCAAGTCCAGAAGGTGTGATATTTGCGGCAAGAGCGGCGCGCAGACTCGGCGCGTCACACGGAGTTACGGCAGCGGCGCGAAGTTGCTGGTTATCGAGAATGTGCCCATCGTGACCTGCCCCAAATGCGGTGAAAGCTACCTAGCTGCCGAGACCCTGCACGAGATCGAGCGAATCAAGCGGCATCGGCGCAGTCTTGCAAAGTCCCGGCCCGTGGCTGTTGCGAGCTTTAGATAG